The following coding sequences lie in one Leucobacter allii genomic window:
- a CDS encoding LicD family protein: MHLEIDGRRVWSVSIPDALLVPWPDALRQRLRGSAACRVVDAAGGAELWSGRVVWGGDGAPELVDPAGRPLALNKWGLMRPSFERDGRIRERVAAFAAEILGVLQEEGFIAFIVGGTLLGAERSGEILPHDDDADLAYLSPHEHPSDLVVENEGLRELLVARGYRVRRHSWAHLQILTGEEADVEYYVDIFTAFYRDGLFHEPIHVRAPGMEHAILPLGERELHGRAFPAPRDPDAWLSACYGPEWRTPDPTFSFDTPLPTRRRFDAWFGSYNLGRNPWEERYGEGGGGHESALIRPHVRAAGDAVVDLGSGGGEDLAAYRAAGLRAAGADYARNAPAVREGAALVNLVDYVEATRFLTASLRGLGSAARPVIAANHLLACQDPRGRETVLGLIALALRHGARAFSADYEELGAYAFTAPRTWHLEERVLAAEAAAVGLACTTIERGARADEDGVLRSIAVTEFQLAAASGE; encoded by the coding sequence GTGCACCTCGAGATCGACGGCCGGCGCGTCTGGTCGGTCTCGATTCCGGATGCCCTGCTCGTGCCCTGGCCCGACGCCCTCCGGCAGCGGCTGCGCGGCAGCGCCGCCTGCCGCGTCGTCGACGCGGCAGGCGGCGCCGAGCTCTGGAGCGGCCGCGTCGTCTGGGGCGGTGACGGCGCGCCGGAGCTCGTCGATCCCGCCGGCCGGCCGCTCGCCCTCAACAAGTGGGGCCTCATGCGGCCCTCCTTCGAACGCGACGGGCGGATCCGCGAGCGCGTGGCCGCGTTCGCCGCGGAGATCCTCGGGGTGCTGCAGGAGGAGGGCTTCATCGCCTTCATCGTCGGTGGCACGCTCCTCGGCGCCGAGCGCTCGGGCGAGATCCTCCCCCACGACGACGACGCCGATCTCGCCTACCTCAGCCCGCACGAGCACCCGTCCGACCTCGTCGTCGAGAACGAGGGGCTCCGCGAGCTGCTCGTCGCCCGCGGGTACCGCGTCCGCCGGCACAGCTGGGCGCACCTGCAGATCCTCACCGGCGAGGAGGCCGACGTCGAGTACTACGTCGACATCTTCACGGCGTTCTACCGGGACGGGCTGTTCCACGAGCCGATCCACGTGCGCGCCCCCGGCATGGAGCACGCCATCCTGCCCCTCGGCGAGCGCGAGCTGCACGGCCGAGCCTTCCCCGCACCGCGCGACCCCGACGCCTGGCTGAGCGCGTGCTACGGGCCCGAGTGGCGCACCCCGGACCCGACGTTCTCCTTCGACACCCCGCTCCCCACGCGACGGCGCTTCGACGCCTGGTTCGGCAGCTACAACCTCGGCCGCAACCCCTGGGAGGAGCGCTACGGCGAGGGGGGCGGCGGTCACGAGAGCGCGCTGATCAGGCCGCACGTGCGGGCCGCGGGCGACGCGGTCGTCGACCTCGGCTCCGGCGGTGGGGAGGATCTCGCGGCCTACCGCGCCGCGGGACTCCGCGCGGCCGGTGCGGACTACGCCCGCAACGCGCCCGCGGTGCGCGAGGGTGCGGCGCTCGTGAATCTCGTGGACTACGTTGAGGCGACCCGCTTCCTGACGGCGTCGCTGCGCGGGCTCGGATCCGCGGCCCGCCCGGTGATCGCCGCCAACCACCTGCTGGCGTGTCAGGACCCGCGCGGCCGGGAGACCGTCCTCGGCCTCATCGCCCTGGCGCTGCGCCACGGCGCCCGGGCGTTCTCGGCCGACTACGAGGAGCTCGGCGCGTACGCGTTCACGGCTCCCCGCACCTGGCACCTCGAGGAGCGCGTCCTCGCGGCCGAGGCCGCGGCCGTCGGCCTCGCGTGCACGACGATCGAGCGCGGCGCACGCGCAGACGAGGACGGGGTGCTGCGCAGCATCGCCGTCACTGAGTTCCAGCTCGCCGCGGCGAGCGGAGAGTGA
- a CDS encoding bifunctional cytidylyltransferase/SDR family oxidoreductase, with protein sequence MATEKTIMVLLAGGIGARVGMGIPKQLLKIAGKPIVEHTLEACEASPLIDEIIIMMNADTISELDYLRDRPGTKLTGILPGGGTRNETTQLALAAIEGDPRVLFHDAVRPFIDARIIEDCVRALDEFDAVDTAIPSADTIIQVDEDDCIAAIPRRAELRRGQTPQAFRAEVLRRAYAAAADDPDFSATDDCGVVFTYLPEVRIKVVDGTPENMKVTDPIDVHIADKIFQLQTTPAVALEDQLSAMRDRVVVVFGASYGIGESIVELGRAAGARMHGLSRSETGTDVTDRETVRRALDEIYAEEGRIDHIVVTAGVLRISDLVEAASDEILQTVNTNLVAPALIAKEGFEKLSESRGSLTFFTSSSYTRGRAGYSMYSATKAGIVNLTQALAEEWAPRGVRVNAINPQRTATPMRTQAFGQEPEGSLLSADAVAEATLRTICSTATGQTINVRL encoded by the coding sequence GTGGCAACTGAGAAGACGATCATGGTGCTCCTGGCGGGCGGCATCGGAGCCAGGGTCGGCATGGGCATCCCCAAGCAGCTGCTGAAGATCGCGGGCAAGCCCATCGTGGAGCACACGCTCGAGGCCTGTGAGGCGAGCCCGCTGATCGACGAGATCATCATCATGATGAACGCGGACACGATCTCCGAGCTCGACTATTTGCGCGACCGCCCCGGCACGAAGCTCACCGGGATCCTGCCGGGAGGCGGCACCCGCAACGAGACGACGCAGCTCGCGCTCGCCGCCATCGAGGGCGATCCGCGCGTGCTCTTCCACGACGCCGTGCGGCCCTTCATCGACGCCCGCATCATCGAGGACTGCGTGCGCGCGCTCGACGAGTTCGACGCCGTCGACACCGCGATCCCGTCCGCCGACACGATCATCCAGGTCGACGAGGACGACTGCATCGCCGCGATCCCGCGGCGCGCGGAGCTGCGCCGCGGGCAGACGCCACAGGCGTTCCGGGCCGAGGTGCTCCGCCGCGCCTACGCCGCCGCGGCGGACGATCCCGACTTCTCCGCGACGGACGACTGCGGCGTCGTGTTCACCTACCTGCCGGAGGTGCGCATCAAGGTCGTCGACGGCACGCCGGAGAACATGAAGGTGACCGACCCCATCGACGTGCACATCGCCGACAAGATCTTCCAGCTGCAGACCACCCCCGCCGTCGCGCTCGAGGACCAGCTCTCCGCGATGCGCGATCGCGTCGTCGTCGTCTTCGGCGCGAGCTACGGGATCGGCGAGAGCATCGTGGAGCTCGGCCGCGCGGCCGGCGCCCGCATGCACGGCCTCAGCCGCTCCGAGACCGGCACCGACGTCACGGACCGCGAGACGGTGCGGCGCGCCCTCGACGAGATCTACGCCGAGGAGGGTCGGATCGATCACATCGTGGTGACCGCCGGGGTGCTCCGCATCTCCGACCTCGTCGAGGCCGCGAGCGACGAGATCCTGCAGACCGTCAACACGAACCTCGTCGCCCCCGCGCTCATCGCGAAGGAGGGCTTCGAGAAGCTCAGCGAGTCGCGCGGCTCGCTCACCTTCTTCACCTCCAGTTCGTACACCCGCGGCCGCGCCGGCTACAGCATGTACTCGGCGACCAAGGCCGGCATCGTCAATCTGACGCAGGCGCTCGCGGAGGAGTGGGCCCCGCGCGGCGTGCGAGTGAACGCGATCAACCCGCAGCGCACCGCCACGCCGATGCGCACGCAGGCCTTCGGGCAGGAGCCCGAGGGCTCGCTCCTGAGCGCCGATGCCGTGGCGGAGGCGACGCTGCGGACGATCTGCTCGACGGCCACCGGACAGACGATCAACGTGCGGCTGTAG
- a CDS encoding polysaccharide pyruvyl transferase family protein produces the protein MKILIRAGKRPEDVLSPEAAFQRSRNGVFGANVGNLLFSNAVYRTLNVPQHSLVADALTTDKATVDAAHIARINDEFDHFAIPLANAFRPSFIPVLDRLSAVIERLDIPVTVIGVGAQLARTSGEGFEDLPASMHDSVVRFMRAVLARSAKVGVRGEFTRGYLESLGFGAEHVEVIGCPSLFEESEYRIEKRVPALTAGSALAFNAVPSVDVFGRAFALHRQRFPDLHYVQQEHRELALLMWGEPVEGGISHHFPRTVDHPVYREDRLRLFLDPAPWRAYLAERDFSFGGRIHGNIAALTAGTPAVVVSHDSRTLELAEYHRIPVVKLPETAEEIRAEALYEDADYTGFHAVQRENLERYTAFLAANGLDHIHAPGNENPGYAQELAEISYGGAVRSLHADGMDAVIGRLHWLWQGIDTDQYRLEGRFEPPFVPRRDHANWEPTPRVLRKEIDRARTETRDAERRFAELQRSAAQLETAQERLAAELEELRRLTTRRFAWIPEHSIIRRAARRIRGAGRSS, from the coding sequence ATGAAGATCCTGATCCGCGCGGGCAAGCGCCCCGAGGACGTGCTGAGCCCGGAGGCGGCGTTCCAGCGCAGCCGCAACGGCGTCTTCGGAGCGAACGTCGGCAATCTGCTGTTCTCGAACGCCGTCTACCGGACCCTGAACGTGCCGCAGCACTCGCTCGTGGCCGATGCGCTCACCACCGACAAGGCGACGGTCGACGCGGCGCACATCGCGCGGATCAACGACGAGTTCGATCACTTCGCGATCCCGCTCGCGAACGCCTTCCGCCCCTCCTTCATCCCCGTGCTCGATCGGCTGAGCGCCGTCATCGAACGGCTCGACATCCCCGTGACCGTCATCGGCGTCGGCGCGCAGCTCGCCCGCACGAGCGGCGAGGGCTTCGAGGATCTGCCGGCATCGATGCACGACTCGGTCGTGCGGTTCATGCGCGCCGTGCTCGCGCGCTCCGCGAAGGTCGGCGTACGCGGCGAGTTCACGCGCGGCTACCTGGAGTCGCTCGGCTTCGGCGCGGAGCACGTCGAGGTGATCGGCTGCCCGTCGCTCTTCGAGGAATCCGAGTACCGGATCGAGAAGCGCGTCCCGGCGCTGACCGCCGGTTCGGCGCTCGCCTTCAACGCGGTGCCGAGCGTCGACGTCTTCGGGCGCGCCTTCGCGCTGCACCGCCAGCGCTTCCCCGACCTGCACTACGTGCAGCAGGAGCACCGCGAACTCGCGCTGCTGATGTGGGGCGAGCCGGTCGAGGGCGGCATCTCCCACCACTTCCCGCGCACGGTCGACCATCCCGTCTACCGCGAGGACCGGCTGCGCCTCTTCCTCGACCCGGCCCCCTGGCGCGCGTACCTCGCGGAGCGCGACTTCTCCTTCGGTGGCCGGATCCACGGCAACATCGCGGCCCTGACGGCCGGCACGCCCGCCGTCGTCGTCTCGCACGACTCCCGCACCCTCGAGCTCGCCGAGTACCATCGGATCCCCGTCGTCAAGCTCCCGGAGACCGCGGAGGAGATCCGGGCGGAGGCGCTCTACGAGGACGCGGACTACACGGGGTTCCACGCGGTGCAGCGGGAGAACCTCGAGCGGTACACCGCCTTCCTCGCGGCGAACGGGCTCGACCACATCCACGCGCCGGGGAACGAGAACCCCGGCTACGCGCAGGAGCTCGCGGAGATCTCCTACGGCGGCGCCGTGCGCAGCCTCCACGCCGACGGCATGGACGCGGTGATCGGGCGCCTGCACTGGCTGTGGCAGGGGATCGACACGGACCAGTACCGCCTCGAGGGCCGCTTCGAGCCGCCCTTCGTGCCGCGCCGCGATCACGCGAACTGGGAGCCGACGCCGCGGGTGCTCCGCAAGGAGATCGACCGCGCGCGCACGGAGACGCGGGATGCCGAGCGGCGCTTCGCCGAGCTGCAGCGGAGCGCCGCGCAGCTCGAGACGGCGCAGGAGCGCCTCGCCGCAGAGCTGGAGGAGCTGCGCCGCCTGACGACCCGGCGCTTCGCCTGGATCCCGGAGCACTCGATCATCCGTCGCGCCGCACGCCGGATCCGCGGCGCGGGGCGGAGCTCCTGA
- a CDS encoding bifunctional glycosyltransferase/CDP-glycerol:glycerophosphate glycerophosphotransferase, translating to MTLRSTVIDFLGSPGLLPARERVRAAGRLALGAANRARMAVSSARVPGMLSIVVPMYGVERYIGECLESLLKQNYGRVQIVVVDDGSPDGSYAIARRYARRDPRVQIVRQANGGLSAARNTGVAHARGEFLAFLDSDDFVDRHAYSDAMEALADSGSDFAVMPYRREKNGGFPPAAPWIRSAHSVDRLGTTLDEFPDIMVNAVAWSKVYRRSFWDAHGFAFPVGLLYEDQALSMAAYAAARRFDVLSRVSLNWRIRGDQSSISQQVTTARNIADHAVAVRDSIAELRRFGHEDAVRERVLQIMNNNLGEFLPNIRQMDEAAWEQFRTFLSLLTDNADDGMWRDVDARKKVMIGLSVRDERELALRFLEAGGWERDHFAGAVQGQRIVARLPLQEELAAVLPERAFLYSTEETSLRAAARFLRPGPESFALEALVYIDRLRMDVEETELEAFLVAPSGRRTRLEASRRTDAWAALGHTRRYADMSVCGVVAQVPSALLDEIGEHRFEFEMRCGELRRSGGLRVDWRTTFAVPAPVGEGRYAAMESDAENEAWIAVREPEVRLLASTADGGDVSLELRSAHALSEVVLVRRGDRFGLHRARGALVRGAGDRWTGRLSLPGRPRSDVGAAEYELLALGAERAPLDVVCEPSAELRGDRRVYVTPRPHGRDERSGSTMIVDLAAAALVTEFALEDDAIALRIRDRHLAAPVESVRVQIASTEIAGRVVRGDGGARVEIELHQDPWGLGEVMLRSGRCAVVGLTSGGDEIPLYLSAELVARLPIDADHAQARVSVRKTGGGLLSLEIKPPLRDEEQGGGDRWRLRDWFATLRPSGPRSVLFRNLYGEAANDSALAVHRELQRRGSDLDLIWAVRDHSVWTPDGARVVLEESREYYEAFGTADYVMVNVHQPFWYRKPEGQVLIETFHGYPFKMNGRRWWEKLGFTAERQESFFRRAEEWDYLVSPAAYATPFLREFFRPDDDAATEVLEIGYPRNDALLDERASELREETRRKLGIAPGVTAILYAPTFRDYLSVDDMTAEMVDFLDPERLLRDLGPGYVFLLRGHPFNARVGTEHSSAFINVTDYPDINHLILASDVGVLDYSSLRFDYALTGKPTFYFVPDLERYFDGRESFAPYADTSPGPHVRSHADLVAGIRRSGEVARDFEQARQRFLRTYMELEDGRAAERLVDAVFAPRGDA from the coding sequence ATGACCCTTCGCTCGACCGTCATCGACTTCCTCGGGAGCCCCGGCCTGCTCCCCGCGCGTGAACGGGTGCGCGCCGCGGGGCGGCTCGCGCTGGGCGCCGCGAACCGCGCGCGGATGGCCGTGTCCTCGGCACGCGTCCCGGGGATGCTCAGCATCGTCGTGCCGATGTACGGCGTCGAGCGGTACATCGGCGAGTGCCTCGAGTCGCTGCTGAAGCAGAACTACGGCCGCGTGCAGATCGTCGTGGTCGACGACGGCTCGCCCGACGGCAGCTACGCGATCGCGCGCCGCTATGCGCGGCGCGATCCCCGCGTGCAGATCGTGCGCCAGGCCAACGGCGGCCTGAGCGCCGCGCGCAACACGGGCGTCGCGCACGCCCGCGGCGAGTTCCTCGCGTTCCTCGACAGCGACGACTTCGTCGACCGCCACGCCTACTCCGACGCCATGGAGGCCCTCGCGGATTCGGGCTCCGACTTCGCGGTGATGCCCTACCGCCGCGAGAAGAACGGCGGCTTCCCGCCCGCGGCTCCGTGGATCCGCAGCGCGCACAGCGTCGACCGACTCGGCACCACGCTCGACGAGTTCCCCGACATCATGGTCAACGCGGTCGCGTGGAGCAAGGTGTACCGGAGGAGCTTCTGGGACGCGCACGGCTTCGCGTTCCCCGTGGGGCTGCTCTACGAGGATCAGGCGCTGTCGATGGCGGCCTACGCGGCGGCGCGGCGCTTCGATGTGCTCTCCCGCGTGAGCCTCAACTGGCGGATCCGCGGCGACCAGTCCTCCATCAGTCAGCAGGTCACGACGGCCCGCAACATCGCCGATCACGCGGTCGCGGTGCGCGACTCCATCGCCGAGCTGCGCCGTTTCGGGCACGAGGACGCGGTGCGCGAACGCGTGCTGCAGATCATGAACAACAACCTCGGGGAGTTCCTGCCGAACATCAGGCAGATGGACGAGGCGGCCTGGGAGCAGTTCAGGACGTTCCTCTCGCTCCTCACGGACAACGCGGACGACGGCATGTGGCGCGACGTCGATGCGCGCAAGAAGGTGATGATCGGGCTCAGTGTGCGCGACGAGCGCGAGCTCGCGCTGCGCTTCCTGGAAGCCGGCGGCTGGGAGCGGGACCACTTCGCCGGCGCCGTGCAGGGCCAGCGCATCGTCGCCCGGCTGCCGCTCCAGGAGGAGCTCGCGGCCGTGCTGCCGGAGCGGGCCTTCCTCTACAGCACCGAGGAGACCTCCCTCCGCGCCGCCGCGCGCTTCCTGCGGCCGGGGCCGGAGAGCTTCGCCCTCGAGGCGCTCGTGTACATCGACCGCCTGCGCATGGACGTCGAGGAGACCGAGCTCGAGGCCTTCCTCGTCGCGCCCTCGGGGCGCCGCACGCGGCTCGAGGCGAGCCGGCGCACGGACGCCTGGGCGGCGCTCGGCCACACCAGGCGCTACGCCGACATGTCCGTCTGCGGCGTCGTGGCGCAGGTGCCCTCCGCGCTCCTCGACGAGATCGGCGAGCACCGGTTCGAGTTCGAGATGCGCTGCGGCGAGCTGCGGCGCAGCGGCGGGCTCCGGGTCGACTGGCGCACCACCTTCGCCGTGCCCGCACCCGTGGGCGAGGGACGCTACGCGGCGATGGAGAGCGATGCCGAGAACGAGGCGTGGATCGCGGTGCGCGAGCCGGAGGTGCGGCTGCTGGCGTCGACGGCGGACGGCGGCGACGTCTCACTCGAGCTGCGGAGCGCGCACGCCCTCTCCGAGGTCGTGCTCGTGCGGCGCGGCGACCGCTTCGGTCTGCACCGCGCGCGCGGCGCGCTCGTCAGGGGCGCCGGCGACCGCTGGACGGGCCGGCTCTCCCTGCCCGGCCGCCCCCGCTCCGACGTCGGCGCGGCGGAGTACGAACTGCTGGCGCTCGGCGCCGAGCGCGCGCCGCTGGACGTGGTCTGCGAGCCGTCGGCGGAGCTGCGCGGCGACCGCAGGGTCTACGTGACGCCCCGGCCGCACGGCCGGGACGAGCGCTCGGGCAGCACGATGATCGTCGATCTCGCGGCGGCGGCGCTCGTCACGGAGTTCGCGCTCGAGGACGACGCCATCGCCCTCCGCATCCGCGATCGGCACCTCGCCGCGCCCGTGGAGTCCGTCCGCGTGCAGATCGCCTCGACCGAGATCGCGGGGCGGGTCGTCCGCGGCGACGGCGGCGCCCGCGTCGAGATCGAGCTGCATCAGGACCCCTGGGGGCTCGGCGAGGTGATGCTGCGCTCCGGGCGCTGCGCCGTCGTCGGCCTCACCTCCGGCGGCGATGAGATCCCGCTGTACCTCTCCGCCGAGCTCGTCGCGCGACTGCCGATCGACGCGGACCACGCGCAGGCGCGCGTCAGCGTGCGCAAGACCGGCGGCGGGCTCCTCAGCCTGGAGATCAAACCGCCGCTGCGCGACGAGGAGCAGGGCGGCGGGGACCGCTGGCGCCTGCGCGACTGGTTCGCGACGCTGCGCCCCTCGGGCCCCCGCTCCGTCCTCTTCCGCAACCTGTACGGCGAGGCGGCGAACGACTCGGCGCTCGCGGTGCACCGCGAGCTCCAGCGGCGGGGGAGCGATCTCGACCTCATCTGGGCCGTCAGGGACCACTCCGTCTGGACCCCGGATGGTGCCCGGGTCGTGCTCGAGGAGAGCCGGGAGTACTACGAGGCATTCGGCACCGCGGACTACGTGATGGTCAACGTGCACCAGCCGTTCTGGTACCGCAAGCCCGAGGGCCAGGTGCTCATCGAGACGTTCCACGGCTACCCCTTCAAGATGAACGGACGGCGCTGGTGGGAGAAGCTCGGCTTCACGGCCGAGCGCCAGGAGTCCTTCTTCCGCCGCGCCGAGGAGTGGGACTACCTCGTCTCGCCGGCGGCGTACGCGACGCCCTTCCTGCGCGAGTTCTTCCGGCCGGACGACGATGCGGCGACCGAGGTGCTCGAGATCGGATACCCGCGCAACGACGCCCTGCTCGACGAGCGCGCGTCCGAGCTTCGGGAGGAGACCCGCAGGAAGCTCGGCATCGCGCCGGGGGTCACCGCGATCCTGTACGCACCGACCTTCCGCGACTACCTGTCTGTGGACGACATGACGGCGGAGATGGTCGACTTCCTGGACCCCGAGCGGCTGCTGCGCGACCTCGGCCCGGGCTACGTCTTCCTGCTGCGCGGCCACCCGTTCAACGCCCGCGTGGGCACGGAGCACTCGAGCGCGTTCATCAACGTGACCGACTACCCCGACATCAACCACCTGATCCTCGCCTCCGATGTCGGAGTGCTCGACTACTCCTCGCTGCGATTCGACTACGCCCTCACGGGCAAGCCGACGTTCTACTTCGTCCCCGACCTCGAGCGGTACTTCGACGGCCGGGAGAGTTTCGCGCCCTACGCGGACACCTCGCCGGGACCGCACGTGCGCAGCCATGCCGACCTCGTCGCGGGCATCAGGCGGTCGGGGGAGGTCGCGCGCGACTTCGAGCAGGCGCGGCAGCGCTTCCTGCGGACCTATATGGAACTGGAAGACGGCCGTGCGGCCGAACGACTCGTCGACGCGGTGTTCGCACCGCGGGGCGATGCATGA
- a CDS encoding polysaccharide pyruvyl transferase family protein produces the protein MKCVVIGDVGWRSLYHLGDEAMTEAAVGLLQRRGVTDITVVAGHPEVTERMYGVATVKRIGFLRSWGREKDERVLARLTERLERGEAPHEGIYAAIADADFAVIAGGGNMNSSHIQHLYERLAFTRIAKHFGTPLFVTSQTVGPSLRPVDRAMVQEILDYAVCFGAREATTYAYLRTLTDDPEKVVHTLDDAALLSIDDAVRAEVDALGLPERFIIASFTDHPGTTALGVSEYRRQAAELLDELVERHDVDVVLVPHNGTFEPGIVKKDCEGHDAIVAASRTGRLRAMPMLMARVAVEITRRSLLSLSTRYHPTVFGPQVLTPTASISLSYYSSVRMRGSLGNVGLERCVVPVTEWRLAADACSELLSGGEALRRHLERAQQVSSSYQESWWDAIVAGARTGAWRSPGDIPEIESYVPEGEWSREVELLTPLFDRFTQEAVWLQRAQQDLRALRARADARENRLRGREHELRQRIAELQGRATELEQRATRSENRKSARVADALGRFGRRLRRG, from the coding sequence ATGAAGTGCGTAGTGATCGGCGACGTCGGCTGGCGGAGCCTGTACCATCTCGGCGACGAGGCCATGACCGAGGCCGCGGTCGGGCTGCTGCAGCGGCGCGGGGTGACCGACATCACCGTGGTCGCCGGCCATCCCGAGGTGACCGAGCGGATGTACGGCGTCGCGACCGTCAAGCGCATCGGCTTCCTCCGCTCCTGGGGGCGGGAGAAGGACGAACGGGTGCTGGCGCGGCTCACCGAGCGGCTCGAGCGCGGCGAGGCCCCGCACGAGGGGATCTACGCCGCGATCGCCGACGCGGACTTCGCCGTGATCGCCGGCGGCGGCAACATGAACTCCTCCCACATCCAGCACCTCTACGAGCGCCTCGCCTTCACCCGGATCGCGAAGCACTTCGGCACGCCGCTCTTCGTGACGAGCCAGACGGTCGGCCCGTCGCTGCGGCCCGTCGATCGCGCGATGGTGCAGGAGATCCTGGACTACGCCGTCTGCTTCGGCGCGCGTGAGGCGACGACGTACGCATACCTGCGGACGCTGACCGACGACCCCGAGAAGGTGGTGCACACCCTCGACGACGCCGCACTGCTGTCGATCGACGACGCGGTGCGCGCCGAAGTCGACGCGCTCGGCCTCCCCGAGCGCTTCATCATCGCGAGCTTCACGGATCATCCGGGCACCACCGCGCTCGGGGTGTCCGAGTACCGGCGGCAGGCCGCCGAGCTGCTCGACGAGCTCGTCGAGCGCCACGACGTCGACGTCGTGCTCGTTCCGCACAACGGCACCTTCGAGCCGGGCATCGTCAAGAAGGACTGCGAGGGGCACGACGCGATCGTCGCGGCATCGCGCACGGGCCGCCTGCGCGCCATGCCCATGCTCATGGCCCGCGTGGCGGTCGAGATCACGCGGCGGTCCCTGCTCTCGCTCTCCACGCGCTACCACCCGACGGTCTTCGGTCCCCAGGTGCTCACGCCCACGGCGAGCATCTCGCTCTCCTACTACTCCTCGGTGCGCATGCGCGGCTCGCTCGGCAACGTCGGGCTGGAGCGCTGCGTCGTGCCGGTGACCGAGTGGCGGCTGGCCGCGGATGCCTGCTCCGAGCTGCTCTCCGGGGGCGAGGCGCTGCGCCGGCATCTCGAGCGGGCACAACAGGTCTCGTCGAGCTATCAGGAGTCCTGGTGGGACGCCATCGTGGCGGGCGCGCGCACGGGCGCGTGGCGGAGCCCGGGAGACATCCCGGAGATCGAGAGCTACGTGCCCGAGGGCGAATGGTCGCGCGAGGTCGAACTGCTCACACCGCTCTTCGACCGCTTCACCCAGGAGGCAGTCTGGCTGCAGCGCGCGCAGCAGGATCTGCGCGCCCTCCGGGCGCGGGCGGACGCGCGCGAGAATCGGCTCCGCGGCCGCGAGCACGAGCTGCGTCAGCGCATCGCCGAACTGCAGGGCCGCGCGACCGAGCTCGAGCAGCGAGCCACCCGGAGCGAGAACCGCAAGTCGGCCCGCGTCGCCGACGCGCTCGGGCGGTTCGGCCGGCGCCTGCGCAGGGGCTGA